The stretch of DNA GAGGGCGCGGACGAGCTGCGTGCCTATGAACTGGCGGTCAAGCATCTGAATGGCGAAGGCGACGGCGGTATGCTGAACACCTTCTCGTCGAAGGAACTGCAGGGCAACGGGATCAACGGCAAGCGGGTCGAGTTCGTCACGGGCGACACGCAGACCAAGTCGGACGCCGCGCGCGCCAGCGCCAAGCGCATGATCGAGAAGGACGGCGCGGTGATGATCACCGGTGGTTCATCCTCGGGCGTCGCCATCGCCGTGCAGGGCCTCTGCCAGGATGCTGGCGTCATCTTCATGGCCGGCCTGACCCACTCCAACGACACTACCGGCAAGGACCGCCGCGCGAACGGCTTCCGCCACTTCTTCAACACCGAGATGTCGGGCCGCGCGTTGGCACCGGTGCTCCAGGCGGCCTTCGGTAATGAGCGGACGGCCTACCACCTCACCGCCGACTACACCTGGGGCTGGAGCCAGGAAGGTTCGATCATCAAGTACACCGAGGACCTCGGCTGGAACACCGAGGCGGCCGTTCGTACGCCGCTCGGCGCCGGTGACTTCTCGCAGTACATCACGCCGGTTCTGAACTCCGATGCCGACGTGCTGGTGCTCAACCACTATGGCCGCGACATGGTCAATTCGCTGACCCAGGCGGTCAGCTTCGGCCTGCGCGACAAGCAGGTGAACGGCGAGGACTTCGCAATCGTCGTTCCGCTCTACAGCCGCCTGATGGCTCAGGGCGCGGGCGAGAACGTGGCCGGCATCTTCGGTTCGACCAACTGGCACTGGTCGCTGCAGGACGCAGGCAGCCAGGCCTTCGTCAAGTCGTTCGGTCAGGAGTACGGCTTCCCGCCGAGCCAGGCCGCGCACACCTGCTACTGCCAGACGCTGCTCTATGCCGACGCCTGCCAGCGTGCCGGTACTTTCCGTCCATCCGGTGTGGGTG from Rhodospirillales bacterium encodes:
- a CDS encoding substrate-binding protein; this translates as MRKLDISRRGLLKGSAIAGTGLAAPAVLTTPSWAQSYTNEPTGDTVTLGFNVPQTGAYADEGADELRAYELAVKHLNGEGDGGMLNTFSSKELQGNGINGKRVEFVTGDTQTKSDAARASAKRMIEKDGAVMITGGSSSGVAIAVQGLCQDAGVIFMAGLTHSNDTTGKDRRANGFRHFFNTEMSGRALAPVLQAAFGNERTAYHLTADYTWGWSQEGSIIKYTEDLGWNTEAAVRTPLGAGDFSQYITPVLNSDADVLVLNHYGRDMVNSLTQAVSFGLRDKQVNGEDFAIVVPLYSRLMAQGAGENVAGIFGSTNWHWSLQDAGSQAFVKSFGQEYGFPPSQAAHTCYCQTLLYADACQRAGTFRPSGVGAALEDFEFDGLGNGPTLYRAGDHQCFKDVLVVKGKENPNSEYDLLEIVEITPRSAVEYPVDLFEGELGPYNDGA